A segment of the Georgenia sp. M64 genome:
GTTGGGGTCGCGGTGGCCGTCACCGGCAACGTGTGGCTCGGCGTCGTCCTCATGGTCGTCGGCCTGGCCTTCGGCGCACTGCTGGTCCTGCCGGTCGGCGGGGCCGACGTGCCGATCGTCATCTCCCTGCTCAACGCCTTCACCGGCCTGACGGTGGCGGCGTCCGGGTGGGCGATGTCCAACACCCTGCTGCTGGTGGCCGGCACCCTCGTCGGCGCGTCCGGCTCGATCCTCACCATCGCCATGGCGACGGCGATGGGCCGCTCCGTGACGGGCATCCTCTTCGGGGCGCTCAAGGGCGGCTCCACGGCCGGGTCCACGCAGACCTCGGACCGCCCGGTCCGCCGGGCGCAGGCCGAGGACGTCGCGATCACCCTCGCCTACGCCAACAAGGTCGTCGTCGTCCCCGGCTACGGTCTCGCCGTGGCGCAGGCGCAGCACGTCGTCGCCGAGCTCGTCACGGCGCTGCGGACCCGCGGCGTGGACGCCGTCTACGGCATCCACCCGGTGGCCGGGCGGATGCCCGGGCACATGAACGTCCTCCTCGCCGAGGCCAACGTGCCCTACGAGCTCCTCGTCGAGGCCGACGACATCAACGCCGCGATGCCCTCGACCGACGTCGTCGTCGTCGTGGGGGCGAACGACGTGGTCAACCCCGCGGCCCGGACCGACCCCGGCGCACCGATCTACGGCATGCCGATCATCAACGCCGACCAGGCCGGCCAGACGATCTTCCTCAAGCGCTCCATGCGGCCCGGGTTCGCGGGCATCGAGAACGAGCTCCTCTTCTCGGAGAAGACCCAGGTCCTCTTCGGTGACGCCAAGGAGTCCCTCACCAACGTGGTGGGTGCGCTGAAAGAGGTCTAGGTCGCGGCCCGGCCGGCCGCGACATGCAGCGATCTCGGCCGCGACACGCCGCGATGGAGCCCTGGTGGATCAGGGCTCCATCGCCGTGTTGGCGGCGTCCTGCGCCCGGACGAGGGCCGCCGGCACGGGCGCGAGGCCGACGTACATCTCGCCGAGGATCGGCGTGAGGGCCGCCAAGCCGGCCCGGACCCGGGGGCCGGACGGTGCGGGCACGGCGGCGTCGACCTCGAAGAACGGTCGCACGTCGACCCCCTGGTCGGACCAGTGCTCGACGAACGCGTCCGTCGCGCCCACCGCGGCGGGCGGGGCGACGCCCTGCCCGGCGAGCGCGGCCTGGCCGTCGGCCGAGCCGAGCCACCGTAGCACCGCGACGGCGGCGCCCTCGTCCTCCGTCGCGGCGTTGCCGACGGCGGCGACGCCGTCGACGACCGCGACCCGCCCCTCGGGACCGGCGATCAGCGGGGCGAGCGCCCACGGTCCGCGCGCCGACTCGGCGACGGCCCGCAGGTCCGTGGCACCGGACTGGAGGAGCGCGAGACGCCCGGCGGTGAACAGGTCCACCGCGGAGGGGCCGCCGGCGACGACGGGCGGTGCGGTCCGGTGACGGGTGACCATGTCGACGAGGTAGCCGAAGGTCTGCTCACCGCGCTCCGTGGCGAAGGCGAACTCCCCCTCGGCCATGAGGGCGGCGTCGTTCTGGGCGAGGAAGGAGCCGGCGACCGCGAGGAGGTCACCCTGCGCGTCGAAGCCGTACGTGGCCGGGGCGGCTGGGTTGAAGCCGTCCTCGTCCGCGCGGCGCCCCGAGGAGTCGGTCGTCAGGGCCCGGGCGGCGTCGAGCAGGGTGTCGTCCGCGGCAGCCGGGTCGGCGTCGTCGGTCTGGTCCTCGGGGGTCACGTCCTCGCCGGGCGCGTCGCCGCCCTCGGCGGCCGCGTCGCCGCCGGCCGTATCCCCGTCGGCGTCGTCGGCGGCGTCGTCCCCGTCGTCGCCGCTCTCGCTCGCCCCCGTCGTGGTGCCGTCAGGGGACCAGGCGAGCTCCTCGACGTCGACCCCGGCCGACTCCACCATCTCCACGTCGTGGTACAGCGCGACGGGGTCCCACAGCTGCGGCACCCCCCACACCGTGCCGTCCCGGCTGAAGAGGTCGGTGACGGCGCCCACCCACTCGTCGTGCTCGTCGCCCAGGGCGGCGCCGACGTCGACGAGGGCCCCCTCCTCGGCGTAGCGCGCGTAGCCGGCGCCGTCGGCCCAGAAGAGGTCGGCCATCTCCCCGGCCGCGAGGTCGCTCTCCACCCGGTCCCAGTACTCCGCACGCGGCACGACCTCGACCTCGACGCGGATGTCGGGCTGCTCGGTCATGAACGCGTCGAAGGACTCCGCGTAGGCCCGGGCGGCGGCCGCGTCCCACACGCGCAGCGTGACGCTCGACGAGCCGTCGTCGGTCGGGGCGGCCAGCCCGGCGTCGCCCGCCTCCGTGGTGCACGCGGCGAGGGCGAGCGCGCTCCCCGCGACCGCCGCGGCCGTGCCACGGGGGCGACGGGGGGATCTCATCGGGGCCACTCCTGGTACGGGCTCGGCGCTCCCGGGTCGGTGCCGGGATCGGGGCGCCTCCGGCAGGTTATCGTCCGGTCCGCGCTCCGTCATGCAAACGTCAAGCACCGGAATCGTTTTGTGACCTGCGGAGCGGTGGCACAGTAGGCGCACACGACGACGAGGTGGCAGGCAATGACGCTCACGCTGGACCCCACCGCCCTGGCGGGCCTGTCGGCCGCCGGCGGCCCGGACCACGTCTCCACCGCGCTGGTGGACCGGGTACGCCTCGCGCACGACGCGTCGCACTACCTCCTCACGCCGAAGGCCGTCGTCACCGCGACGTCGCCCGAGCAGGTCGCGGCCGTCATGGCCGCCGCCACCCGTGCGGGCACGCCGCTGACGTTCCGCGCCGGGGGGACCTCCCTGTCGGGGCAGGCCTCGAGCGACTCGGTCCTCGTCGACGTCAGGCGTCACCAGGCGCGGGTGGAGGTCCTCGACGACGGCGCCCGGGTGCGCTGCCAGCCCGGCGCGGTCCTGCGCCGGGTCAACGCCGCCCTCGCCCCGCACGGCCGCCGCCTCGGCCCCGACCCCGCGAGCGAGATCGCGTGCACCCTCGGCGGCATCGTCTCGAACAACTCCTCGGGCATGACCTCGGGCACGACGATGACGGCGTACCGCACCCTGGAGTCGATGGTCCTCGTCCTGCCCGGCGGCACGGTCGTGGACACCGGCCGGCCCGACGCCGACGAGCGCCTGCGCGTTCTGGAGCCGGACCTGTACGCCGGGCTGGCCCGGCTGCGCGACCGTCTGCGCGGCGACGCCGGGCTCCGGGCGAAGATCGAGCACCAGTTCTCGATGAAGAACACGATGGGCTACGCCCTCAACGCCTTCCTCGACCACGACGGCCCGGCCGACATCCTCGCCCACCTCGTCGTCGGGGCGGAGGGCACCCTCGCCTACATCGCCGAGGTCACCCTGCGCACCGTGCCCGCCCAGCCGCACGCCGCGACCGCGCTGTGCGTCTTCGAGACCATCGACGCGGCCACCGACGCGATCATCCCGCTCACCGCGGCCGGCGCGGACGCCGTCGAGCTCCTCGACGCGTCGTCGCTGCGCGTCTCCCAGCGCGACCCCAAGGCACCCGAGGTCATGCGCGCGCTCGCGGTGCGTGACCACACCGCCCTGCTCGTGGAGGTCCAGGACCCCACGGCCGAGGGCCTGGCGTCCCTGACCGCCGGACTCCGCCCGGTCATCGGGGGGCTGGCGCTGAGCGCCCCGGCCGAGCTCACCACCGACCCGGTCGCCCGCGGCCGGATGTGGGTGACCCGCAAGGTCCTCTACGCCGCCGTCGCCGGTGCCCGGCCGCAGGGCACCACGGCGCTGCTCGAGGACATCGTCGTCCCGCCGCCGGCGCTGCCCGCGACCGTCCGGGACCTCGGGGTCCTCCTCGCGCGGTACGGCTACGACGACGCGGTCATCTTCGGCCACGCCAAGGACGCGAACCTGCACTTCCAGATCAACCCGCACCTCGACGTGACCGCCGAGCTCGACGCCTACGCTGCGTTCACCGAGGACCTCGTCGACCTCATCCTCGGTGCGGACGGCTCGCTCAAGGCCGAGCACGGCACGGGCCGGATCATGGCGCCGTACGTGCGCCGGCAGTTCGGCGACGAGCTGTACGAGGTCATGCGCGAGGTCAAGGCCCTGTGCGACCCGGCCGGGATCCTCAACCCCGGTGTGGTCCTGGACGACGACCCCGAGGCGCACCTGAAGAACCTCAAGCTCTTCCCGGCGGCCCACCCCGAGCTCGACCGGTGCGTCGAGTGCGGCTACTGCGAGCCGGTGTGCCCCTCGCGGAACACCACGACGACGCCGCGCCAGCGCATCGTCCTCCTGCGCGAGATGGCGGTCTCGACGCCGGAGCGGCGGGCCGAGCTCGAGGACGAGTACACCTACCAGGCCGTGCACACCTGCGCCGCGGACTCGCTGTGCGTGACGGCGTGCCCGGTGGGCATCGACACCGGGAAGGTCATGAAGTCCTTCCGCGCGGCGTCACGGCCGCTGCCGGTCCGGACGGCGGGCGCGCTCGCGGCCGGGGCGTGGGGCCCGGCAACCACGGCCATCCGTGGCGCGCTGCGGGTCGCCGGTGCGGTGCCGACCCCGGTCCTGCGGGGCCTGACCGCGGGGGTGCGGGCGGTGGCGGGGGAGACCCTGCGCGACTGGATCCCCCAGGTCGGCGACGACCTGCCCGGCCCGGGCGGCTCACGGCGGGCGCTGGCCGCCGCGTCCCCCGCGGTCGTGGCCGGACCTGGCCGAGGAGCCGGAACCGGCCGAGGAGCTGGAGCCGGCCGTGGAACCCGGCCGGGGCCGGGCGCCGGTGCGGACGCCGGGGCGGACGGCCCCATGGCGGCGGACGTCGTGTTCTTCCCGGCGTGCATCGGCTCGATCTTCGCCGCCGAGGGCGGTGGGGACGGCGCCGGGGCGGCGTTCCTGCGCCTGTGCGAGCGGGCAGGGCTGCGCGTCGCGGTGCCCGAGGGGATCGACTCCCTGTGCTGCGGCACCGTGTGGGAGTCCAAGGGCCTGACCGACGGCGCCGCCGACATGGCCGCCCGCGTCGCGGCCTCGGTGTGGCGGCTGACGCGGGGCGGTCGGGTGCCGCTGGTGTCGGACGCCTCGAGCTGCAGCCACGGCCTGGCCGGCATCGGCAAGCACCTCACCGGGACCGCCGCCGAGAGGTGGGGCCGGGTGCGCACGGTCGACGCCGTGACGTTCACCCGCGAGGAGGTCCTGCCCCGCCTGGACGTCGAGCCGTCCCGGCGGGTGCCCACCCTCGCGCTGCACCCGACGTGCTCGCTCGTCCACCTCGGTGCGGTGGAGGACCTCACCGAGGTCGCCCGCGCGGCCGCGGCCGACGTGACCGTCCCCGTCGCGTGGGGGTGCTGCGGCACCGCGGGCGACCGCGGCATGCTCCACCCCGAGCTCACCGCCGGCGCGACCGAGGCCCAGGCGGCAGAGATCGCCACGCTCGAGCGCGACCAGGGCCCGTTCGCGGCCTACGCCTCGTGCAACCGCACCTGCGAGATGGGCATGACCGCCGCCACCGGCCGTCCGTACCGCCACGTCCTCGAGGTGCTTGAGGAGGTCACGCGGTAGCACCGCGTCACCGACGAGGAGGCACGCGCCACCGACGTGATGCCACGCGCCATCGACGTGA
Coding sequences within it:
- a CDS encoding NAD(P)(+) transhydrogenase (Re/Si-specific) subunit beta — encoded protein: MNLLPAAVAEVIYLAAAVCFILALKGLSSPRGARRGNLLGALGAAIAVVTVLLSTDFHGANLAFVLGSVGIGSAVAVPAARRVKMTEMPQLVAIFNGVGGGAAAVVGVIELAEWMGTESGAVATTATAFAILVGSTSLLGSILTYFKLQGTITSRPIVVPGAAPLMVAALVAGVGVGVAVAVTGNVWLGVVLMVVGLAFGALLVLPVGGADVPIVISLLNAFTGLTVAASGWAMSNTLLLVAGTLVGASGSILTIAMATAMGRSVTGILFGALKGGSTAGSTQTSDRPVRRAQAEDVAITLAYANKVVVVPGYGLAVAQAQHVVAELVTALRTRGVDAVYGIHPVAGRMPGHMNVLLAEANVPYELLVEADDINAAMPSTDVVVVVGANDVVNPAARTDPGAPIYGMPIINADQAGQTIFLKRSMRPGFAGIENELLFSEKTQVLFGDAKESLTNVVGALKEV
- a CDS encoding extracellular solute-binding protein produces the protein MRSPRRPRGTAAAVAGSALALAACTTEAGDAGLAAPTDDGSSSVTLRVWDAAAARAYAESFDAFMTEQPDIRVEVEVVPRAEYWDRVESDLAAGEMADLFWADGAGYARYAEEGALVDVGAALGDEHDEWVGAVTDLFSRDGTVWGVPQLWDPVALYHDVEMVESAGVDVEELAWSPDGTTTGASESGDDGDDAADDADGDTAGGDAAAEGGDAPGEDVTPEDQTDDADPAAADDTLLDAARALTTDSSGRRADEDGFNPAAPATYGFDAQGDLLAVAGSFLAQNDAALMAEGEFAFATERGEQTFGYLVDMVTRHRTAPPVVAGGPSAVDLFTAGRLALLQSGATDLRAVAESARGPWALAPLIAGPEGRVAVVDGVAAVGNAATEDEGAAVAVLRWLGSADGQAALAGQGVAPPAAVGATDAFVEHWSDQGVDVRPFFEVDAAVPAPSGPRVRAGLAALTPILGEMYVGLAPVPAALVRAQDAANTAMEP
- a CDS encoding FAD-binding and (Fe-S)-binding domain-containing protein, giving the protein MTLTLDPTALAGLSAAGGPDHVSTALVDRVRLAHDASHYLLTPKAVVTATSPEQVAAVMAAATRAGTPLTFRAGGTSLSGQASSDSVLVDVRRHQARVEVLDDGARVRCQPGAVLRRVNAALAPHGRRLGPDPASEIACTLGGIVSNNSSGMTSGTTMTAYRTLESMVLVLPGGTVVDTGRPDADERLRVLEPDLYAGLARLRDRLRGDAGLRAKIEHQFSMKNTMGYALNAFLDHDGPADILAHLVVGAEGTLAYIAEVTLRTVPAQPHAATALCVFETIDAATDAIIPLTAAGADAVELLDASSLRVSQRDPKAPEVMRALAVRDHTALLVEVQDPTAEGLASLTAGLRPVIGGLALSAPAELTTDPVARGRMWVTRKVLYAAVAGARPQGTTALLEDIVVPPPALPATVRDLGVLLARYGYDDAVIFGHAKDANLHFQINPHLDVTAELDAYAAFTEDLVDLILGADGSLKAEHGTGRIMAPYVRRQFGDELYEVMREVKALCDPAGILNPGVVLDDDPEAHLKNLKLFPAAHPELDRCVECGYCEPVCPSRNTTTTPRQRIVLLREMAVSTPERRAELEDEYTYQAVHTCAADSLCVTACPVGIDTGKVMKSFRAASRPLPVRTAGALAAGAWGPATTAIRGALRVAGAVPTPVLRGLTAGVRAVAGETLRDWIPQVGDDLPGPGGSRRALAAASPAVVAGPGRGAGTGRGAGAGRGTRPGPGAGADAGADGPMAADVVFFPACIGSIFAAEGGGDGAGAAFLRLCERAGLRVAVPEGIDSLCCGTVWESKGLTDGAADMAARVAASVWRLTRGGRVPLVSDASSCSHGLAGIGKHLTGTAAERWGRVRTVDAVTFTREEVLPRLDVEPSRRVPTLALHPTCSLVHLGAVEDLTEVARAAAADVTVPVAWGCCGTAGDRGMLHPELTAGATEAQAAEIATLERDQGPFAAYASCNRTCEMGMTAATGRPYRHVLEVLEEVTR